The following are encoded together in the Thunnus maccoyii chromosome 18, fThuMac1.1, whole genome shotgun sequence genome:
- the hsd3b7 gene encoding 3 beta-hydroxysteroid dehydrogenase type 7, whose product MSEDRRGLVYLITGGCGFLGKHLLRVLLENEDNLTEIRLFDKHIDSRLSGHGTELKKVVVIQGDITDYSSVSEACSGADVVIHTASLVDVWHKVPEALIYSVNVTGTENVINACVENSIQHLIYTSSMEVIGPNIKGDHFIRGNEDTPYNVCHAMAYPKSKAKAEKIVLEANGTKVKDGKRLYTCSLRPTGIYGEGHELIRDFYKNGAERRGLIIGGVPDSTEHGRVYAGNVAWMHVLAARALRERPQTVGGEAFFCYDDSPYKSYEDFNMLFLSTFNFRRVRMPFTVLWFLAMVNDILRWILSPIYNYTPLLNSYTLAVASTSFTVRTEKALRHFQYRPLYDWDQCRERTQKWVDTFPLENSKDS is encoded by the exons ATGTCTGAAGATCGGCGGGGTCTCGTCTACCTGATCACGGGGGGCTGCGGCTTCCTCGGCAAGCACCTGCTTCGGGTTTTACTGGAGAATGAGGACAACCTGACGGAAATCCGACTGTTTGACAAACACATAGACTCACGTTTGAGCGGACACGGCACag AGTTGAAAAAGGTGGTGGTCATCCAGGGAGACATCACAGACTACAGCAGCGTGTCGGAGGCCTGTAGCGGGGCAGATGTCGTCATCCATACAGCCAGCTTGGTGGACGTTTGGCACAAAGTGCCGGAGGCCCTCATCTACTCTGTCAACGTCACAG GAACAGAGAATGTGATCAACGCCTGTGTGGAGAACAGCATCCAGCATCTGATCTACACCAGCAGTATGGAAGTGATCGGACCCAACATCAAGGGAGACCATTTTATCAG GGGTAACGAAGATACACCTTACAACGTGTGCCACGCCATGGCTTATCCCAAGAGCAAGGCGAAGGCAGAGAAAATTGTGCTGGAAGCTAATGGAACCAAG GTGAAGGATGGAAAGCGTCTGTACACGTGCTCTCTAAGGCCGACGGGGATCTACGGCGAGGGGCACGAGCTCATTAGGGATTTCTACAAGAACGGTGCAGAAAGGAGAGGCTTGATTATCGGGGGCGTCCCGGACAGCACTGAACATGGACGAGTCTATGCTG GCAACGTGGCATGGATGCACGTACTTGCAGCCCGTGCCCTGAGGGAACGCCCGCAAACAGTCGGAGGCGAGGCTTTCTTCTGCTACGATGATTCACCCTACAAGAGTTACGAGGATTTCAACATGCTGTTCCTCTCCACTTTTAACTTCAGAAGGGTGCGCATGCCCTTCACGGTGCTCTGGTTCCTCGCCATGGTTAACGACATACTCCGTTGGATACTAAGCCCCATTTACAACTACACGCCTTTGCTGAACAGTTACACCTTGGCCGTGGCCAGCACTTCGTTCACGGTGCGCACGGAGAAAGCCCTGCGCCACTTCCAGTACCGTCCCCTGTACGACTGGGACCAGTGCCGAGAGCGCACGCAGAAATGGGTCGACACGTTTCCTCTGGAGAACTCCAAAGACTCCTAA